One genomic window of Lytechinus variegatus isolate NC3 chromosome 1, Lvar_3.0, whole genome shotgun sequence includes the following:
- the LOC121406975 gene encoding uncharacterized protein LOC121406975 codes for MNALEDYLNALSLNGTNTPRSRYFVNRSPSALNKRSYRRLGRAGSYSGSRINNAFMAKIEDERARVQCQPRDRVVDSYEELGIPRGYGDFLLPECIVVRRCKQGGCCGDDQECVPSRTTNVTMNFLQVRQQIPIEIVHETVHDLECECQDKPSFCPEPVVDCPDDKVWSYSECTCKCRNRCPKPFLQDEDTCGCDCLSQDRHCKNIYKGRRNGKLSQEECDCVRKGLCGKPPCINGAFSISDCKCINSNS; via the exons ATGAACGCTTTGGAAGACTATTTGAATGCTCTGAGTTTGAATGGTACAAACACGCCGAGATCGAGATACTTTGTTAATAGGAGTCCATCAGCACTTAACAAGAGGAGTTATAGAAGACTAGGAAGGGCTGGATCATATAGTGGAT CGAGGATAAACAATGCTTTCATGGCCAAAATTGAGGATGAGAGGGCACGGGTGCAGTGCCAACCTCGCGACCGTGTGGTGGACTCTTATGAAGAGTTAGGCATCCCCAGAGGGTATGGCGACTTCCTGTTACCGGAGTGCATTGTGGTCCGTCGTTGCAAGCAAGGAGGATGCTGTGGGGACGACCAAGAATGCGTGCCGTCAAGGACGACAAATGTCACCATGAAT TTCTTACAAGTGAGACAGCAGATCCCCATCGAGATCGTTCACGAAACCGTACACGACCTCGAGTGCGAGTGCCAGGACAAGCCATCCTTCTGCCCCGAACCGGTCGTCGACTGCCCCGATGACAAGGTGTGGTCCTACAGCGAATGCACCTGCAAGTGCCGCAACAGGTGTCCAAAGCCGTTCTTGCAGGACGAGGACACCTGCGGCTGCGATTGCCTGAGCCAGGACCGACATTGCAAGAACATCTACAAAGGAAGGCGGAACGGGAAACTGTCGCAGGAAGAATGCGA TTGTGTTCGGAAAGGTCTGTGCGGTAAGCCACCATGTATCAACGGAGCATTCTCGATATCCGACTGTAAATGCATTAATTCAAATAGCTGA